A genomic segment from Brienomyrus brachyistius isolate T26 chromosome 9, BBRACH_0.4, whole genome shotgun sequence encodes:
- the tuft1a gene encoding tuftelin 1a isoform X2: MLSDEVSQIQEVRFCLKTLREQMAARNKANNNQADHKPLTNGHGVHLPNGQSAVSKHSEGWAIQEIQDWEDEQESSKIREVSRRLYAQLQEAERRHQEEKEKLQEESLWYQQQLGEQTERFCRAERGLEERDRQVEDLQRLLRGMEAESAALQEKMKASEEQLLEMHAYKEGQCGKNKRSEELEKEVAILKEKIHHLDDMLKSQQRKVRHMIEQLQNSRTVIQERDRVIRELEEKVAYLEAENKEMRDQMDYVLGGQKPASYLPPERNSQIVYSKQFQPSTQSSKTLPFIKVIEIKS; encoded by the exons ATGCTGTCAGACGAGGTGTCGCAGATTCAGGAG GTGAGGTTTTGTCTCAAAACCCTGAGGGAACAGATGGCAGCCAGGAACAAAGCTAACAATAACCAAGCAGATCACAAG CCTCTAACCAATGGGCATGGAGTTCATCTACCCAATGGCCAATCAGCTGTCTCCAAACACAGTGAGGGCTGGGCCATCCAAGAGATTCAG GACTGGGAGGATGAGCAGGAGAGTTCTAAAATCCGGGAAGTGAGCAGACGGCTGTACGCCCAGCTGCAGGAGGCAGAGCGGAGACACCAGGAGGAGAaagaaaagctgcag GAGGAGAGCCTCTGGTACCAGCAGCAGCTGGGCGAGCAGACGGAGCGCTTTTGCCGTGCCGAGCGGGGTCTCGAGGAGAGGGACCGGCAAGTGGAGGACCTGCAGCGGCTGTTGCGCGGCATGGAGGCCGAGAGCGCCGCCCTGCAGGAGAAGATGAAGGCCAGCGAGGAGCAGCTGCTGGAGATGCACGCTTACAAGGAGGGCCAGTGCGGCAAGAATAAGAG GTCTGAGGAGCTGGAGAAGGAGGTGGCCATTCTGAAGGAGAAGATCCACCACCTGGACGACATGCTGAAGAGCCAGCAGAGGAAAGTGCGGCACATGATCGAGCAG CTGCAAAACTCACGCACAGTGATCCAGGAAAGAGACCGCGTGATCCGGGAGCTGGAGGAGAAGGTGGCCTATCTGGAGGCCGAG AACAAAGAAATGCGGGACCAGATGGATTACGTCCTGGGGGGCCAAAAGCCCGCCTCCTACCTACCACCGGAGCGCAACTCGCAGATAGTCTACAG CAAGCAGTTCCAGCCCTCGACGCAGAGCAGCAAGACCCTGCCTTTCATCAAAGTCATCGAGATCAAGTCCTGA
- the tuft1a gene encoding tuftelin 1a isoform X1, translating into MHGMSRSLCTFSNSLPDGRGKDKCPRLRLTLQDQTRPAQKQPDHDPDLSTSKPAGLSFALVQPSNGKRTLLLEKVKPTQEKVEVIKVYLEGSAEKEAEQRESLKMLSDEVSQIQEVRFCLKTLREQMAARNKANNNQADHKPLTNGHGVHLPNGQSAVSKHSEGWAIQEIQDWEDEQESSKIREVSRRLYAQLQEAERRHQEEKEKLQEESLWYQQQLGEQTERFCRAERGLEERDRQVEDLQRLLRGMEAESAALQEKMKASEEQLLEMHAYKEGQCGKNKRSEELEKEVAILKEKIHHLDDMLKSQQRKVRHMIEQLQNSRTVIQERDRVIRELEEKVAYLEAENKEMRDQMDYVLGGQKPASYLPPERNSQIVYSKQFQPSTQSSKTLPFIKVIEIKS; encoded by the exons ATGCACGGGATGTCCCGGAGTCTCTGTACCTTTAGCAACAGTTTACCGGATGGCAGAGGAAAG GACAAGTGCCCTCGGCTGAGACTCACTCTACAGGACCAGACCCGACCGGCCCAGAAGCAGCCTGACCACGACCCAGACCTTTCCACAAGCAAG ccggCAGGACTTTCTTTTGCCCTGGTTCAGCCATCCAACGGCAAGCGAACGTTGCTGCTAGAGAAGGTCAAACCCACTCAGGAGAAAGTAGAAGTGATCAAG GTGTATCTGGAGGGCAGTGCGGAGAAGGAGGCTGAACAGCGCGAGAGTCTGAAGATGCTGTCAGACGAGGTGTCGCAGATTCAGGAG GTGAGGTTTTGTCTCAAAACCCTGAGGGAACAGATGGCAGCCAGGAACAAAGCTAACAATAACCAAGCAGATCACAAG CCTCTAACCAATGGGCATGGAGTTCATCTACCCAATGGCCAATCAGCTGTCTCCAAACACAGTGAGGGCTGGGCCATCCAAGAGATTCAG GACTGGGAGGATGAGCAGGAGAGTTCTAAAATCCGGGAAGTGAGCAGACGGCTGTACGCCCAGCTGCAGGAGGCAGAGCGGAGACACCAGGAGGAGAaagaaaagctgcag GAGGAGAGCCTCTGGTACCAGCAGCAGCTGGGCGAGCAGACGGAGCGCTTTTGCCGTGCCGAGCGGGGTCTCGAGGAGAGGGACCGGCAAGTGGAGGACCTGCAGCGGCTGTTGCGCGGCATGGAGGCCGAGAGCGCCGCCCTGCAGGAGAAGATGAAGGCCAGCGAGGAGCAGCTGCTGGAGATGCACGCTTACAAGGAGGGCCAGTGCGGCAAGAATAAGAG GTCTGAGGAGCTGGAGAAGGAGGTGGCCATTCTGAAGGAGAAGATCCACCACCTGGACGACATGCTGAAGAGCCAGCAGAGGAAAGTGCGGCACATGATCGAGCAG CTGCAAAACTCACGCACAGTGATCCAGGAAAGAGACCGCGTGATCCGGGAGCTGGAGGAGAAGGTGGCCTATCTGGAGGCCGAG AACAAAGAAATGCGGGACCAGATGGATTACGTCCTGGGGGGCCAAAAGCCCGCCTCCTACCTACCACCGGAGCGCAACTCGCAGATAGTCTACAG CAAGCAGTTCCAGCCCTCGACGCAGAGCAGCAAGACCCTGCCTTTCATCAAAGTCATCGAGATCAAGTCCTGA